The genomic region ATGACGATGCTCCCTTTGACGAAGAAGCGTATGAGCTTTGGAAAAAGTTGGGCGTGCCGGAAAAGAGGATCGCCCGTCTGCCGAAGAAAAACAACTGGTGGGGCCCGGCCGGCAAGACCGGACCGTGCGGGCCGGACACGGAAATGTTTTACTGGACCGGAGACCCGAAAGACGTTCCGAGCTACTTCAACGACGACAATGATTTATGGGTGGAAATATGGAACGACGTTTTTATGCAATACAATAAAACTTTGGACGGCAAATACGAGCCGCTCAAGCAAAAAAACGTTGATACCGGAATGGGGTTGGAGAGAATGGCGATGATGATGCAGGGCAAAAATAATGTTTACGAAACGGATTTGTTTGAGCCAATTATAAGCAAAATCAAGAATCAAGAATCAAGAATCAAAAATATTAAAGAAGAAAAGAATATAAAAATTATTGCAGATCATGTCAAAGCGAGTGTGTTTATTATTGCCGACGAAGTGGCGCCGTCCAATCTCGGGCGGGGATATGTTTTAAGGCGGCTGATACGCAGAGCGGTCCGATGCGGTAGGCAATTGGGAATAGAAAAAGAATTTTTAAGCGAGATCACATTGCCGGTTTTTGAAATATATAAAGAATTTTATCCGGAACTTGTTCAGAAAAAAGAAATGATTTTAAACGTTATTGGCGAGGAGGAAAAAAGGTTCGGCAAGACGTTGGAAAAAGGATTAAAGGAATTTGAGTCAATTTCCACCAAAGGAAATGTTTCAGGTAAAGACGCCTTTGTTCTTTTTTCCACCTATGGCTTTCCGCTGGAAATGACCACGGAACTGGCCAAAGAAAAAGGATTGGAAGTGGACGTGAAATGTTTTGACAAGGAGTTTGAAGAGCATCAGAAAATTTCCCGCACTTCTTCCGCCGGAATGTTTAAAGGAGGCTTGGCCGATGCCGGAGAAAAAACGACTCAATACCACACGGCGACCCATCTTTTGCACAAAGCGCTTAAAATCGTTTTGGGCGAAAGCGTGGCGCAGAAGGGCAGCAATATCACCGCCGAAAGATTGCGTTTTGACTTTTCCTGGCCGGAAAAGATGACCAAGGAACAGATTGAGAAAGTAGAGGAAATCGTCAATGGAAAAATAAAAGAAAATCTGCCGGTTTCCTGGAGAGAAATGGTGTTGGAAGAGGCCAGAAAATCCGGCGCCATCGGCCTGTTCGGCCATAAATACGAGGACAGGGTCAAAGTTTACACGATAGGAGAGCCTGAAAAATTTTTCTCCAAAGAAATTTGCATGGGGCCGCATGTTTCCTCAATCGGCCAGCTCGGCCGCTTCAAAATCATCAAAGAAGAAGCCGTCTCGGCGGGAGTAAGGAGAATAAAGGCGGTATTGGAGTAGTAATAATCGCGAATCTATTACAATGTCTTCCTTAACTTATGCACAGGCTTAAATTTGACTAGTCTTGGTAAACCTTTATTATTAAGTAATCATATAAATGAAACAGGGAGTAATTAATTTTTCATATAAGTGGCTAAAACACTTTAAGACTTTCAATCAGGAGGTCGGTTTTAGCTGTCTAAATAAAATTAATTAATATTCAATCAATTTGGGCATCTGAATCCGGCTTCGTGTGGAGCCGGATTTTTGTTTTTTAACAATTGAATAGAAAGGAGACCTATGTATATAAGGACGAGGAAAGAATTGGAAGTATTGTTAGATGAGAGGAAAAAAATGGCGGGGGAGATAAGAAAAAAAATTGATCATTGGGTGAAGCAAAAATACGGAATAGAAAACTTTGGAGCAATCAAAGAGAAACATTTGTCGTTTCTTAAAGATGAAACAAGGACATATGGCTTTTTGGCCAGGCAAATTCCCTCGGTTTGTGTTGAGGATGTCACGTTTTTTATAGGTTCTAAAAAACTTGGGCTTGAGCCGGTGTGGATGTCTTTTTTGCAAGACAATTTTTCTTCCGCTAATTCCGAAAAGCTGAATAGGGTAAAAATTCCATGGTCAAAAATTACGGAGAAGGGAAAATTGACGCTTCGTTATGAGAATGTTTTCGGCGGGCAAATACCGGAACTGGAAAGCGTTGTTTTGGGTCACATCACGGTCGCCGGTGGCGGAACTTTGCCGGAATTTCACAGTCAGCTTAGAAAAAAGGTATTTAATGGGTATGATCCCGCGCTCGACATTTCAGGTTTTTGGAACGACTGCCTAAAATCGTCTGTGAATAAGCCGGAATTTGTCTATGAGACAAGCAGTGGCAAGGGGCGTAAAATCTTCCTAAAAGATTCTTCCCGCGGAAAGCTGGATTCTGATTGTGTTAGGCCGCCCTCAAGCTGGTATTATCCTCTGTACTTCTCATGCTTTTTGGACGGTTCAGTGGTGTTGCTAGAAACTTATGAAAACCCTGACGGTCAAGTGCCGGAAGCTCGTAAATTATTTATCCGGACAATGGACGCGGTGAAGGAAATTGCGGGAGTGTATCCGCTTGTTTTGGAAATCCCGCCGCTAACTCTTGAAATGCGGTGCCTGAATCGAGATATTGTGGAAAAAGAAAATCCTGAATGCTTGGATAGTATTGGCGAAGAGGTCTCCTTGGAAAAATTCGGAGAAGACGGCTATTTGTGCCAATTCTTCAAAGAATTATCGGAGAGAGTTCTTAATTATAGAAGGTAAACAAAGAGGGCTCTTTTAGAAGCGCAAACTTGGTAAAAGAGCCCTCCCTTGTATAATAAAACAATGCAGAAATTTAACAAACAATCGTTTATCCGCGACTTGCTTAATTTTTCCCCCAGGCAAGGGAAAAAAGCTGAAATGACGGGCAAGTACTTAGAAAAAACCTTGAAATATCACAAGGTCTCTTTCCTGTCGGAAAAATTTAAAGTCGAAATTCCGGAGGTGGGCGCCAGCCTTGCGGTAGATGGAAAAAAAATACCCTGCAAGGGGTGTTCGTTTATTGGCGGAGAAATAAAAAGCAAAAATTCCATTGCCAGTTCCCTTATTTCTTCCCGCTTGTTCGCGAATCAGCCAAATATAAACTTTAACCCTGAATGCGACGACATATCAGCGGCTAATTTTTATTTTTCTCCGGCTGTCGCCGTTTCGCGGAAAAACATTACCGCCATTATCCAGGCGAATAAAATTTTAGGCAAAGTAAGCGTCAAAAAAGTAGAAATGGAGTCAAATCAAATTTTAGTCGGGAACACAAGCAGCCCCAAAAATATAATTTTCGGGCATTATGATTCCATTGGCTCGGGGGCAACCGACAATGCTTCGGGAGTTGCCGTAATGATTGATGTTTTGGTAAAAAATCCAACAACTTCAGAGAACAATCTTTTTGTTTTTGACGGCAATGAGGAGCTTTCTTATGATCGCCCCACTTATTGGGGGCATGGCTACAGAGTCTTCGAAGAAAGACATGGTGATTTGCTTAAGCGCGCTCATAAAATTTTTGTTGTCGATTGTGTGGGTAATGGAAAGATGTTTTCCACTAACGATCCCGAAATTATAAATTTGGCTTTTCCAATTAGTTCCGCGGAAAAATTAAAAGATAAAATTCATATACTTAGTGGAGATATTAAAAAACTGATGAAAGTTTATCACTCAAATCTGGACACAGAAAAAGAGCTAAGCGTAAAATATTTAAACGAAGCGGTTAGATTGTTGCTCAAACAACTGAAATAGGCTTAAAATTGGCGAGGCGGAATGTTTTTCGCAAGCCACCCTTACTCCACCGGTTTGAGTTTCCAGAAGTCAAACCACACGCGCTGTTTGAATTGCTCCGTGGTCAGCGGCTGATAGTAGGTGAGCGGGCTGAAGAAGGAGTAGGAGATTATTATGGCGACGACGGCCAGAAGGATAATTTTGTAAATAATTTTCGGTTTGGCCGCCAGTTTTTCGGCGAAGATGTAGTTGAAGACAAGGAAAGCCAGAATGAAGGAGAATACAAGCGGAATGAAGTAATGGTACAAATACATCACCCGCTCAATTCGCAACATCACCGCCATATAACTGACGTACATCGCCGCAAAGGCGGAGATAAGGTAAAAAAGTTTTTTGTCTTTAATCGGCAGGCGGAAAAGAAACACGGCCACTATAAGAACAAGGGAGATAACGATACCTGATAAGCCGAGCAGCCAGGTGGCCGGATTGCTTTGCAGGTACATATATCTAACACCGTCGCCACTCCTTTCCCATCGGTAGTTGATACTCTTGTCGCCCAATGGCCAGGTCATCGGATGGCTGCCGTTTTCGTCCGGCTTGCAGACATCCAACACCGGCACGCCTTTGTTGTAGTTGGCCATGTAGGCCAGATTGTCCTTGACCATGGCGGGGAAATTTTTAAACTCGGTAGTTTTTCCTTCCGCGATTATGGCTTTGTATTCTTCCGAAGCTCTATAAGATTTGTCGCCCTCTATTTTTTTACCCAGCGAAAAATGAATCTGCCAGACGGCGAAGAATACAATAACCGCGCCGAAAACGAACACGACGCTTTTTAACAAAGTAATTTTCAGACCATCAAGGACCGACCTTGATGCGCGCATCAAGGTCGGTCCTTGATGTCGCGACGCTCGGATTTTTTCCCAATTTTCACAAGCCAGCAAGAACGGTAAAAGCAGAAGCAATATCCCGCCGGTCGCCTTTATCATTATCGGAATTCCAACAAGAAAACCGAACAAGAAGTAATTGGAAAGTTTTAAAGGAGTTTTCCTCCCCAGAAGATAAACAAAATAAAGCGCGGCCAGCAGGATGAAGAACAGATGGCTGCCCTCCAGCATCGCCGCGCGGGAGTGGATTATCAGCGCGTTGTCAAAAACATAGAGCGAAGAAAAAAGCGCCGACAAATGGGCGTTTTTGGAAACAAGGTAAAAAATAAGAAAAAACAAAACCGCCGAGAACCAGGCGAACAGGGTTGAAAAAAGCCTCACTCCGGCAAAAGAGTAGCCGGCGGGAAAGTCTTTGATGTAATCGGTCTGGGTGAATTTGTGAAGCTCGTCCTGATTTATAAACCGGTTGGGCTTCATCATGTATTCGCCCAGCGCGATAAACATTTTCCCCAGCGGAGGATGCGGCTCCATAAATATCACTCCTTCAAGATATTTTTGGGCCGAGGCGATGTGGTAGTTCTCGTCCCAGAAAACCGCCGGCGGGTAGTCGTAATTTTTAAAATAAGTGAAGTAGGAGGCGATAAGCACGGCCACGGCGTAAAAAACGACCAGGTTTCTTTTTTTGGAAAAAAACTTTTTTAAAAATTGAATCATAGTTTTTAAATTAAGCCCCTTTAAAAGTTCATACTGGCCTGTACTTGCGCGGCGAATAATTTTGCGAAATCGCCTTCGGCTTTATTTGTGATTATACACGCTAGTTTTAAAACTTCTAACGGGGCAGGTCCGCTTTTAATTTTTTTAATTCTTTCAAATATTCTTTTATTATTTTCTTCAAATCTGCTTTGCTTTCGCGGCCGGCGTCTTCGTCCGTGTCCGTCCATTTTACCGGAATTTCTTTTATTTTGTAGCCTTTTTTGGCCGCCCGGATTATCATTTCCGTGTCAAAAAACCAGGTGTTGTTTTTAACCAAAGGCAGCAACTCCCGGACGATTTTATTGTTGGCGGCTTTAAAGCCGCAGGGGTAGTCTTTTATCCTCAGGCCGAATTTGCGGCGCACGAGCAGGCTGAAGACTTTGGAAATAATTTTGCGTTTTAAACTTCTGCGCACGACCGAGCCGAGGGCCATTCTTGAGCCGACGGCCAAATCGTAACCTTGCTCAATGGCGTTTGTCAACGCGGGCAAGCCGGACAAATCGGTGGACAAGTCCGCGTCCATAAAAACGTAAACGTCGGCGTCAAAACTTTGCCAGCCTTCGCGGACAGCCAACCCTTTGCCCTTGGCGGAAACGAGCTTGTGGACAATCTTGTTGCCGGAATCTTTTTCCATTTTTCTTACGATGTCGGCCGTTTTATCCGTGGAGCCGTTGTCGGCGACGATTATCTTCCAGTCGTAAGCGGTCATATTTTGGCGGCAAAAACCGGAAAGACGCTCCGTGGAGTCGCCTATTACTTTTTCCTCGTTGTAAGCGGGCAGAACTATATTTAGTTTTTTGTTTTTTTGTTCCGACGTCATGGCGTTTTGAAAATAAAAATCGTTTTGCCGACTCTGGCTTCCAGGTTGTTCTTGAAAATGGAATATTTTTTCTCCGGCGGGATGTTTTTGTCGTAAATATTATTCTGCAGGTTCATCGCCGAAACGGCTATGTAAGAACCGGAGGGCGGCGGCGGATCGTTTTTAAGATTGAAGTAACGGAAATTTTCTCCGAAGTAATATTTGGGGGCGTTGAGCGAAAAGATGTCCACGTAGACAGTTTCTATGTTGTTTTCTTTTATCCATTTGCCCAGCCGTTTTACGTCCTGTCCCCAGTCGTAATTGGAGTCGGTGGCTGTTTTGTAGCCGTTGTCTGTTCCTCCGCCCGCGAGGTTATAGTAGCTCAAATAATGGGGGAAAGACAATGCCGCCGAAAAAACGACGACCAAGGCCGAAGCGAAGAAAACGTTTCTGACCGTCAAAAATTTGCCCAAACCGAAGTTCCAATATCTGCCGATTCCGGCGGCGGTAAGAGTTAAAGCGGCGAAAATCGCCGGCATAAAGTGCCTGATGCCGATGTTAAGGCGGCTGTTTAAAGCTTCGTAAGAAAAAACTGCCAGAAAAGCGGCCAGTACAAAACTTAACGGGGATATTGTTCTGAAGTAAGAAAGCAGACCGTTCTTAAAACCGACACGCGGTGTCGGGGAATTTTTGACATCGCGTGTCGGTTTTTTAAAAATAAGAAAAATGACGGAAATAATAAACAACAATAAAGAAACAAAAGAAAGAAAGTGAATAGGCAGAGGCAGTTTCAGCAGATAAAGAACCGGAAAATACCAAACACCGGCGCCTTCGGAGCCGTATATTTTGCCCATAAAGTAAGCGCTTTGGCCGGCGCTGTCCACTCGGTTGACGACCATGGAAATCCCTATGGCGTAAGTGGCGGCGGCCCGGCCGAAAATGTTGGAGTCGGCCAGCCTAAACAAAATCTCTTTGCCGGAATCTGGAAATTTTGCCGGATAATTGGCCTGAAGCTGCGATTTAATGCCCTCGCCGTCGGAGTTGTAAACGTGGGCGGCGTAAAATCCGATTGTCAGCGCCAGAGAAATTATAGCCAGCGTCGCGTATTGGATTGCGTAAACCGCCAGCCGTCCCATCAAGGACCGACCTTGATAATCATTATCAAGGTCGGTCCTTGATGTTCTTTTGAAACCGCGAACGGCCAGGTAGGCCGCGCCGCCCAGAAACGCCGGCGCCAGCATGGCCAAGGAAGAAAACTTTGCCGAATACGCCGCGGCAAACAGAAAGGCCGAAAGCCCCAGCCACCATTTGTATTTCCGGTCGTTTGAAAAAAGGTAAAGATAAAAAGCAAAAGCGCCCAACGCCGACATTTGCAAGACGGAGGAGGCGAAGTCGGTGGTCACCAACGAGGCGTGGGCGAAACTTAAAGGAGAAAATGAGAGCAAAAACAAAGCAATCAGAGAAGTTCTTTGGCCGAAATTTTTGCGCAGCATCAGATAAAGCAGGAAGAGCAGGGTGGAGTTGAAAATTATCACCGACAATCTGGCCAACAGGATTATCAAATCCGGATTGCTTTGCGGGTTGAATATCAGCATCCGGTTGTCCCAGTGATAATTTTCAATTTCCAGAACGCGGGGAAAAATTTTCTTGTTAAAGAATAAATCTTCCTTTTCCGCTTCGGAAGGGAAGGGCGCGTCGTAGGAAACTTCGGGAAAATCGGGGTTTAAAAACAGTCTGATTAAAACGGCGGAAACGTCTTTCACCAAGGGAGGGTGTTCCGGATTTAAAAAATAACGGCCGGATTCAAGATAGTAGTAGCCGCTGGTGAGGTGGGGGACTTCGTCGCTGGTGATGGAGTCTCCTGAGTATTTGAGGTCGCGGAAATTGAATCCGGAAACGGAGAAAAAAGAAACGGCGCCGAAAAAAACGCAAATTAAAACAGCCCACCACGCTTGTTTTGACGCCGCGAAGAAAACCGACCTGCCAGGTTTAGATTGCCAACCTGGCAGGTCGGTTTTTTGCTGTTTTTGGGCGGGATTATACGCCTTGCCGCTTTCCATAAATAACTCTGAAAATCATAGCATATTTTCGGGATTTTTTAATGTTAATAAATACAGACTGGCCAATATTTATTTATGGTATAATTAATCCCATAGAATGACTTTCGTTAATCCTTTGCCAAAAAACAAAAAAATAGCGGTCATTGACTTCGCCAGCTCTTCCGTGGGCGCGATGGTTATTGAGCAAAACAAAGACGGCCAAGCCAGAATTATCGGTTCGGCGCGGGAGCCTTTTAATTTTCTTTACGATGTAAACTTTGACGCCTTCTGGAGATGTGCCGCGGGGGCTTTGGAAAAGAGCCTGAAGAACATCGGCGGCATCATAAGCGGCCGGCCGGAAAAAATATTGTGCGTTTTTTCTTCTCCGTGGTTTGTTTCGCGAAGCAAGGTTATAAATATTTCAAAAAGCGAACCTTTTGAGATTAAGCCGGAATTTTTTCGCCAGATCATCGCCGAAGAAGAAGGTAAGATGAAAAACGCCCGCGGGTTTTTCCTTGAGCACGAGATAATAAAAACGGAACTCAACGGCTACTCCGCGGATTCGCCTTTCGGAAAAAAGGCAAAGACCGTCCGGCTGGGCGTTTACTTGAGTTCGGCGGCGGAATCAGTCAGAAAAAACATTGAAAAACGAATAATTTCCGCTTTCGGCCCCGCGCCTGTGGAATACGCCACGTTCCCATTGCTGGCTATGAAAGTTTTTAACGGTATAATAAAAAACAGGGAAGATTATCTGGTCGCGGATATTGGCGGCGAAGTGACGGACGTTTTTTTAATAAAAGACAAGAGCCTGGCCGCGACAGTGTCGTTCCCCAAAGGTTACAACGCCTTGTTGAGAAAGGTGGCTTCGTCTTCCAACTCTTTCGTCAAAGAAGCGCCGTCTCTTTTAAAATCATACGTCGCGGGGCACCGGACGGCGGAAAGTTCGGGCAATATCGCTTTGGCGATACGGGAAAGCAAGGAAGAATGGCGGAGTTTTTTTGGCGAGGCCGTCGGCAAAATCGCCGAATCCGGCCCGTTGCCCGGCCTGGTGATGATAATAGGCGGAGGAATGGCGAAAAAATATTTTGAAGAGTGCGTCGCGGCGGGAGAGTTTTCCGATTTTACGGTTTTGGGCAAGCCGATGACGCCCCGGGAGATTTTGCCGGAATGGCTGGAGCACTTTTTTATAATCGGCAGTTCCGGACAAAGCGGAGAAACAGTTCATCATTACAAAGACGCCGCTTTATTGCTTGAATCTTATTACGCCAACAAAAAATTATGAATTAAACCGCCCCGCCGGTCGGCGGGCGAAAAATAAAAAATGGCCAAAAAAGTAATCAAAGACGTTTTTTTGAAGCAGAAGAAGGAAATGGTTCCCTTGGACAAAGAGCTTGAAAACGAAAAGAAAAACAGGAGCCGTGTCCTGTTCCGAGTTTTTATTTTTCTGGCTGCCGCCACTTTGATTGCCGGATTCGGTTTGGTTTTTGTCGGCAGAATTTCTTCGGCGGTCATCAACATAACTCCTCATCAGGAGTTGACGGAAATTGATACCACGCTGAAGGCCTACGGCGTTTCTTCCGCGACTTCCGAAAATCTCTCCTTTGAAACGATGAAAATGGAGATAGAAGAAACGCAGGTCATAACACCGACCGGTATCGCCGGAGGCGGGCAGAAAGCCAGCGGCAAGATAACAATTTACAACAACTACGGAACGGCGCCGCAAACTCTCGTTGCCAACACCCGATTTGAGGCTCCGGACGGCAAAATTTACAGGATAAGCAACGCGGTGACCATTCCGGGCAAGGATTCGGCGGAGGCGACGGTTTACGCCGACAAGCCCGGCGAGGAGTACAACATCGGCATCGTTGACTTTAAAATTCCCGGCCTGAAAGGCGGACCAAGGTACGACAGTGTTTACGCCCGTTCCAAAACGGATATGGTCGGAGGGACCAGCGGCAACAGCAGAGTCGTCAGAAAAGAAGACCTTGACAACGCCAAAAAAAACGCCGAGGGTAAAATAAAAGACAAACTGGCGGAATATTTCCTGAAGCAGGGGCAGGCTGATTATTTTCTCCATAAAAACGCCATAAAAGTTGAATATAAGGACGACAAAAACAACCCGAAAGTCGGCGATGCCGCCGGCGCGACTCCCTTGGTTTACAAAACCACAGGAACGGCGACCGGCTATATAATGAAGAAAAACGATTTGTCCCGCGCCATTACCAACTCCAACATAAGAAAAATTGAGAAGTCCATCGCGAACGCCGAAGAAGTGTCCGTGGACAATCTTGAAGATCTTGACCTAAACTTTTCTTCCTTAGATTCAAAAAACAAGCAAATAACCCTGAAGCTCAAAGGCAAGGCGAGATTTGTCTGGAAATTTGACCAAAAGAAACTGGTTGACGACCTGCAGGGCAGCAAAAGGAAGAATTACAACAAGGTTTTAAGTTCTTACGATTCCATATATTCCGCCAAAATAATATCAAAACCGTCCTGGTGGCGGAAACTGCCGAAAGACGACGAAAAAATCCAGCTGAAC from Candidatus Paceibacter sp. harbors:
- a CDS encoding alanine--tRNA ligase — its product is KFLEFFKSKGHAIIPSASLVPSETDPTVLFTTAGMQPLVPYLLGADHPGGRRVANIQKCVRTGDIEEVGDARHLTFFEMMGNWSFGDPKTHDGIGAGYFKREAIEWSWEFLTDKKWLGLDKNLLAVSVFAGDDDAPFDEEAYELWKKLGVPEKRIARLPKKNNWWGPAGKTGPCGPDTEMFYWTGDPKDVPSYFNDDNDLWVEIWNDVFMQYNKTLDGKYEPLKQKNVDTGMGLERMAMMMQGKNNVYETDLFEPIISKIKNQESRIKNIKEEKNIKIIADHVKASVFIIADEVAPSNLGRGYVLRRLIRRAVRCGRQLGIEKEFLSEITLPVFEIYKEFYPELVQKKEMILNVIGEEEKRFGKTLEKGLKEFESISTKGNVSGKDAFVLFSTYGFPLEMTTELAKEKGLEVDVKCFDKEFEEHQKISRTSSAGMFKGGLADAGEKTTQYHTATHLLHKALKIVLGESVAQKGSNITAERLRFDFSWPEKMTKEQIEKVEEIVNGKIKENLPVSWREMVLEEARKSGAIGLFGHKYEDRVKVYTIGEPEKFFSKEICMGPHVSSIGQLGRFKIIKEEAVSAGVRRIKAVLE
- a CDS encoding M28 family peptidase; the protein is MQKFNKQSFIRDLLNFSPRQGKKAEMTGKYLEKTLKYHKVSFLSEKFKVEIPEVGASLAVDGKKIPCKGCSFIGGEIKSKNSIASSLISSRLFANQPNINFNPECDDISAANFYFSPAVAVSRKNITAIIQANKILGKVSVKKVEMESNQILVGNTSSPKNIIFGHYDSIGSGATDNASGVAVMIDVLVKNPTTSENNLFVFDGNEELSYDRPTYWGHGYRVFEERHGDLLKRAHKIFVVDCVGNGKMFSTNDPEIINLAFPISSAEKLKDKIHILSGDIKKLMKVYHSNLDTEKELSVKYLNEAVRLLLKQLK
- a CDS encoding phospholipid carrier-dependent glycosyltransferase, with product MIQFLKKFFSKKRNLVVFYAVAVLIASYFTYFKNYDYPPAVFWDENYHIASAQKYLEGVIFMEPHPPLGKMFIALGEYMMKPNRFINQDELHKFTQTDYIKDFPAGYSFAGVRLFSTLFAWFSAVLFFLIFYLVSKNAHLSALFSSLYVFDNALIIHSRAAMLEGSHLFFILLAALYFVYLLGRKTPLKLSNYFLFGFLVGIPIMIKATGGILLLLLPFLLACENWEKIRASRHQGPTLMRASRSVLDGLKITLLKSVVFVFGAVIVFFAVWQIHFSLGKKIEGDKSYRASEEYKAIIAEGKTTEFKNFPAMVKDNLAYMANYNKGVPVLDVCKPDENGSHPMTWPLGDKSINYRWERSGDGVRYMYLQSNPATWLLGLSGIVISLVLIVAVFLFRLPIKDKKLFYLISAFAAMYVSYMAVMLRIERVMYLYHYFIPLVFSFILAFLVFNYIFAEKLAAKPKIIYKIILLAVVAIIISYSFFSPLTYYQPLTTEQFKQRVWFDFWKLKPVE
- a CDS encoding glycosyltransferase, translating into MTSEQKNKKLNIVLPAYNEEKVIGDSTERLSGFCRQNMTAYDWKIIVADNGSTDKTADIVRKMEKDSGNKIVHKLVSAKGKGLAVREGWQSFDADVYVFMDADLSTDLSGLPALTNAIEQGYDLAVGSRMALGSVVRRSLKRKIISKVFSLLVRRKFGLRIKDYPCGFKAANNKIVRELLPLVKNNTWFFDTEMIIRAAKKGYKIKEIPVKWTDTDEDAGRESKADLKKIIKEYLKELKKLKADLPR
- a CDS encoding glycosyltransferase family 39 protein; translated protein: MESGKAYNPAQKQQKTDLPGWQSKPGRSVFFAASKQAWWAVLICVFFGAVSFFSVSGFNFRDLKYSGDSITSDEVPHLTSGYYYLESGRYFLNPEHPPLVKDVSAVLIRLFLNPDFPEVSYDAPFPSEAEKEDLFFNKKIFPRVLEIENYHWDNRMLIFNPQSNPDLIILLARLSVIIFNSTLLFLLYLMLRKNFGQRTSLIALFLLSFSPLSFAHASLVTTDFASSVLQMSALGAFAFYLYLFSNDRKYKWWLGLSAFLFAAAYSAKFSSLAMLAPAFLGGAAYLAVRGFKRTSRTDLDNDYQGRSLMGRLAVYAIQYATLAIISLALTIGFYAAHVYNSDGEGIKSQLQANYPAKFPDSGKEILFRLADSNIFGRAAATYAIGISMVVNRVDSAGQSAYFMGKIYGSEGAGVWYFPVLYLLKLPLPIHFLSFVSLLLFIISVIFLIFKKPTRDVKNSPTPRVGFKNGLLSYFRTISPLSFVLAAFLAVFSYEALNSRLNIGIRHFMPAIFAALTLTAAGIGRYWNFGLGKFLTVRNVFFASALVVVFSAALSFPHYLSYYNLAGGGTDNGYKTATDSNYDWGQDVKRLGKWIKENNIETVYVDIFSLNAPKYYFGENFRYFNLKNDPPPPSGSYIAVSAMNLQNNIYDKNIPPEKKYSIFKNNLEARVGKTIFIFKTP
- a CDS encoding baseplate J/gp47 family protein; this translates as MAKKVIKDVFLKQKKEMVPLDKELENEKKNRSRVLFRVFIFLAAATLIAGFGLVFVGRISSAVINITPHQELTEIDTTLKAYGVSSATSENLSFETMKMEIEETQVITPTGIAGGGQKASGKITIYNNYGTAPQTLVANTRFEAPDGKIYRISNAVTIPGKDSAEATVYADKPGEEYNIGIVDFKIPGLKGGPRYDSVYARSKTDMVGGTSGNSRVVRKEDLDNAKKNAEGKIKDKLAEYFLKQGQADYFLHKNAIKVEYKDDKNNPKVGDAAGATPLVYKTTGTATGYIMKKNDLSRAITNSNIRKIEKSIANAEEVSVDNLEDLDLNFSSLDSKNKQITLKLKGKARFVWKFDQKKLVDDLQGSKRKNYNKVLSSYDSIYSAKIISKPSWWRKLPKDDEKIQLNVIINKN